A window of the Dunckerocampus dactyliophorus isolate RoL2022-P2 chromosome 19, RoL_Ddac_1.1, whole genome shotgun sequence genome harbors these coding sequences:
- the LOC129172046 gene encoding trace amine-associated receptor 1-like: MEPKLRVNTTNVFKYIHPCYVLDNTIYTFAINPSIVCVALYVFLGLLSVCTICGNLLVIIAVIYFRQLHSPTNYLILSLAVADLLVGILVFPFSMAFTVFSCWYHEGLFCKIRGSFDGTLSTASILNLCCISIDRYYAVCQPLTYRSKINHHVTGIMILITWGVSLLIGIGITVAGFDQGKCEESCLMDALISTSLGCIFSFIIPIIIMLSIYLRIFIVAQRQVRIIQTTTCQSTKSGTVSKMERKATKTLAIVMGVFILCWTPFFIYIIFQPLTFGVTPIAVIETLNWLTLSNSMLNPFIYAFFYSWFRTAFRLIITGKIFHGDFTNTKLL; this comes from the coding sequence ATGGAACCAAAGCTTCGAGTCAACACGACCAACGTTTTTAAGTACATCCATCCCTGCTACGTATTAGATAATACAATATACACATTTGCAATTAATCCATCAATTGTATGCGTTGCTTTGTATGTTTTTCTCGGCTTATTGTCTGTTTGCACAATATGTGGAAACCTTCTTGTGATAATCGCTGTCATTTACTTCAGACAGCTCCACAGCCCGACTAACTACCTCATTCTGTCTTTAGCTGTGGCCGATCTGCTTGTGGGGATTCTAGTTTTCCCTTTCAGTATGGCGTTCACTGTGTTCTCCTGTTGGTATCATGAAGGCCTGTTTTGTAAAATACGAGGTAGCTTTGACGGCACGCTGAGCACAGCTTCGATTTTAAACTTATGCTGTATTTCTATTGACAGATACTATGCAGTGTGCCAGCCTCTGACTTACAGAAGCAAAATAAATCATCATGTTACTGGCATCATGATCCTAATAACCTGGGGTGTTTCCTTGTTAATAGGAATTGGTATCACAGTTGCAGGATTTGATCAAGGAAAATGTGAAGAAAGCTGTTTAATGGATGCTTTGATATCAACCAGCCTGGGGTGCATATTTTCCTTCATTATCCCCATCATTATTATGCTTAGTATCTACTTAAGAATATTTATTGTCGCACAGAGACAAGTACGGATCATCCAGACTACAACATGTCAGAGTACAAAGTCAGGAACTGTCAGTAAAATGGAGAGAAAAGCTACCAAAACTCTGGCTATAGTTATGGGAGTTTTTATTCTATGTTGGACACCTTTCTtcatttacatcatttttcaGCCTTTGACCTTTGGTGTAACTCCGATTGCTGTGATCGAAACACTAAACTGGCTTACGCTTTCTAATTCAATGCTTAATCCTTTCATCTATGCTTTCTTTTACAGCTGGTTCAGAACAGCTTTCAGACTGATCATCACCGGAAAGATATTTCATGGTGATTTTACCAACACAAAACTGCTTTGA
- the LOC129172635 gene encoding trace amine-associated receptor 1-like, producing the protein MEPELTVNKTNVFNYIHPCYVLDNATYIFASNPSIVCVALYVFLGLLSVCTICGNLLVIIAVIYFRQLHSPTNYLILSLAVADLLVGILVFPFSMAFTVFSCWYHEGLFYRYYAVCQPLTYRSKINHHVIGIMILASWGVSALIGIGITIAGFNQGKCEESCLMDALISTTLACIFSFYIPVIVMLSIYLRIFLVAQRQVRIIQTTTCQSTKSGTVSKMERKATKTLAIVMGVFILCWTPYFICIIFQPLTFDVTPIAVIETLNWLTLSNSMLNPFIYAFFYSWFRTAFRLIITGKIFHAGTDFYQYVDCNTRAIDIMYASIKDVKINLPACVGKTDHNLVLLKPHYTPKVRKLPITTHSFRKWSPEAEQALIGCFETTDWDTLQGPHSENVEEMVACTMDYINFYMDDVVPVKTVRCFA; encoded by the exons ATGGAACCAGAGCTGACAGTCAACAAGACCAATGTGTTTAATTACATCCATCCCTGCTACGTATTAGATAATGCAACTTATATATTTGCAAGTAATCCTTCAATTGTATGCGTTGCTTTGTATGTTTTTCTCGGCTTATTGTCTGTTTGCACAATATGTGGAAACCTTCTTGTGATAATCGCTGTCATTTACTTCAGACAGCTCCACAGCCCGACTAACTACCTCATTCTGTCTTTAGCTGTGGCCGATCTGCTTGTGGGGATTCTAGTTTTCCCTTTCAGTATGGCGTTCACTGTGTTCTCCTGTTGGTATCATGAAGGCCTGTTTT ACAGATACTATGCAGTGTGCCAGCCTCTGACTTACAGAAGTAAAATAAACCACCATGTTATTGGCATCATGATCCTGGCAAGCTGGGGTGTTTCTGCACTAATAGGAATTGGTATCACAATTGCAGGATTTAATCAAGGAAAATGTGAAGAAAGCTGTTTAATGGATGCTTTGATATCAACCACCTTGGCATGTATATTCTCTTTTTATATCCCAGTCATTGTTATGCTTAGTATCTACTTAAGAATATTTCTTGTCGCACAGAGACAAGTACGGATCATCCAGACTACAACATGTCAGAGTACAAAGTCAGGAACTGTCAGTAAAATGGAGAGAAAAGCTACCAAAACTCTGGCTATAGTTATGGGAGTTTTTATTCTATGTTGGACACCTTACTTCATTTGTATCATCTTTCAACCTTTAACATTTGATGTAACTCCGATTGCTGTGATCGAAACACTAAACTGGCTTACGCTTTCTAATTCAATGCTGAATCCTTTCATCTATGCTTTCTTTTACAGCTGGTTCAGAACAGCTTTTAGACTGATCATCACCGGAAAGATATTTCATG CAGGGACTGACTTCTACCAGTATGTGGACTGTAACACTAGGGCTATAGACATAATGTATGCAAGCATCAAAGATGTTAAAATCAACCTACCTGCCTGCGTTGGGAAGACAGACCACAACCTTGTCCTGCTCAAACCTCATTATACACCAAAAGTGAGGAAATTACCAATAACCACACACTCATTCAGGAAGTGGTCTCCTGAGGCTGAACAGGCTCTGATAGGCTGCTTTGAGACCACTGACTGGGATACACTGCAGGGGCCCCACAGTGAGAATGTGGAAGAAATGGTCGCATGCACCATGGACTACATCAACTTCTACATGGATGATGTTGTGCCAGTCAAGACTGTACGCTGCTTTGCCTAA
- the LOC129172636 gene encoding trace amine-associated receptor 1-like yields MALYVFLGLLSVCTICGNLLVIIAVIYFRQLHSPTNYLILSLAVADLLVGTLAFPFSMAFTVFYCWYHEDLFYRYYAVCQPLTYRSKINHHVTGIMILITWGVSLLIGIGITVAGFDQGKCEESCLMDALISTTLGCIFSFVIPVIVMLSIYLRIFLVAQRQVRIIQTTTCQSTKSGTVTKMERKATKTLAIVMGVFILCWTPYFIYFIFRPLTFDVTPIAVIETLNWLTLSNSMLNQFIYAFFYSWFRTAFRLIITGKIFQDDFTNTKLF; encoded by the exons ATGGCTTTGTATGTTTTTCTCGGCTTATTGTCTGTTTGCACAATATGTGGAAACCTTCTTGTGATAATCGCTGTCATTTACTTCAGACAGCTCCACAGCCCGACTAACTACCTCATTCTGTCTTTAGCTGTGGCCGATCTGCTTGTGGGAACTCTCGCTTTTCCTTTCAGTATGGCATTCACtgtgttttactgttggtatcaCGAAGACCTGTTTT ACAGATACTATGCAGTGTGCCAGCCTCTGACTTACAGAAGCAAAATAAATCATCATGTTACTGGCATCATGATCCTAATAACCTGGGGTGTTTCCTTGTTAATAGGAATTGGTATCACAGTTGCAGGATTTGATCAAGGAAAATGTGAAGAAAGCTGTTTAATGGATGCTTTGATATCAACCACCCTAGGGTGCATATTTTCCTTCGTTATCCCAGTCATTGTTATGCTTAGTATCTACTTAAGAATATTTCTTGTCGCACAGAGACAAGTACGGATCATCCAGACTACAACATGTCAGAGTACAAAGTCAGGAACTGTCACTAAAATGGAGAGAAAAGCTACCAAAACTCTGGCTATAGTTATGGGAGTTTTTATTCTATGTTGGACACCTTACTTCATTTATTTCATCTTCAGGCCTTTAACATTTGATGTAACTCCGATTGCTGTGATCGAAACACTAAACTGGCTTACGCTTTCTAATTCAATGCTGAATCAGTTTATCTATGCTTTCTTTTACAGCTGGTTCAGAACAGCTTTTAGACTGATCATCACCGGAAAGATATTTCAAGATGATTTTACCAACACAAAATTGTTTTGA